DNA from Ensifer canadensis:
TCCGCCTACATCACCCGCATGACCCGCAGTTTCATGCTCGATCAACTCGGGCAGGAATATGTGACGACCGCGAGAGTGAAGGGGCTTTCGCGCAATCAGACGATCTGGCAGCACGCCTTCGTCAATATCCGGGTTCAGCTCGTCACCATCATCGCGCTCGCCTACGGTTCACTGCTCGAAGGAGCGGTCCTTATCGAGACCGTCTTTGCCTGGCCGGGCTTTGGTCAGTATCTCACCAACAATCTCATCACCGGCGACATGAATGCCGTCATGACCTGCGTATTGATCGTCGGCGTCATCTTCATCGGGCTCAATCTACTGTCCGACGTTCTCTACCGCATCTTCGATCCAAGGACACGCTGATGTCTACCCGCACCGAACCTACGTTCCGCCTGCCGGCTCCGTTGCACGCATTGAAGAACATCGTGCTGTTCCTTTTGAAAAGCCCGACCTCGACATTCGGCCTCGCCGTCCTGGTGCTGCTCATTCTGGTAGCTGCCTTTGCACCTTTGATCGCCACGCACGACCCCTATGTGCAGGATCTTGCCAAAACGCTGCAGCCGCCGGGCAACGGGCATGTCTTCGGTACCGACGAGCTTGGCCGCGACATTTTCAGCCGCCTTGTCTGGGGTGCCCGCATCACGCTGACAATCATCTTCCTCGTGTCGATCGTCGTCGGCCCCATCGGCCTCATCATCGGTACGACCGCCGGCTATCTCGGTGGCAAGATCGATACGGTGATGATGCGCATCACCGACATTTTCCTGTCGTTTCCGAGCCTCATTCTCTCGCTCGCCTTCGTCGCGGCGCTAGGCCCAAGCCTCAACAACGCCATTGTCGCCATCGCGCTGACCTCCTGGCCACCGATCGCTCGGCTTGCCCGCGCCGAGGCAATGACCTTCCGCAAGGCAGATTACATTTCTGCCGCAAGACTTCAGGGGCATCGCCGGCGCGCATCATCTTCAAGTCGATCATGCCCATGTGCCTGCCTTCGGTCCTCATCCGCCTGACCCTCAACATGGCGACCGTCATCCTCACGGCTGCCGGCCTCGGTTTCCTCGGCCTCGGCGCCCAGCCGCCGCTGCCCGAATGGGGCGCGATGATCGCAACCGGCCGCCGGTACATGCTGGACAGCTGGTGGCTCGTCACCTTCCCGGGCATCTCGATCCTGTCTGTCAGCCTCGCATTCAACCTGCTCGGCGATGGATTGCGCGATGCGCTCGATCCCAAGCAGATAAATCGGAGGTAGCCCCGTGGAAAAATCCATACTCGAGGTCGAAAATCTCCGCATTCGCTATGGCGGCGCGCCGGCAGAGGCCGTGCGTGGGGTTTCCTTCACGCTTGGCCGGGAACGGTTGGGGATCGTCGGAGAATCCGGTTCAGGCAAGTCCACGGTTGGACGCGCTCTTTTGCGTCTTCTGCCCGGCGCGACAATCACGGCCGACACGTTGCGCTTTGGGAACCTCGACCTCCTGACGCTCTCCGAAAAAGAGATGCTGAAGGTTCGTGGCCGGCGGATGTCAATGATCCTCCAGGATCCCAAATTCTCGCTCAACCCGATCCGGCGTGTTGGCGACCAGGTGGCAGAGACCTATCTGCGCCACTTCAGATGCTCGAAGGCAGAGGCCCGTGACAAGGCGCTCACCATGCTGGAAGCCGTCAAGATTCGTGACCCGAAGCGGGTCTATGATCAATACCCGCATGAAATATCCGGCGGCATGGGTCAGCGTGTAATGATCGCGATGATGCTTTTGGCAGACCCAGATCTCGTCATCGCCGACGAACCCACCTCCGCGCTCGACGTTACCGTCCGGCTTCAAGTGTTGAATATCCTCGACGGCCTCGTGCGCGACCGCGGCATTGGCCTCATCATGATCAGTCACGACCTGAACCTTGTGCGCAATTTCTGCGACCGCGTTCTCATCATGTATGCCGGTCGCGTGGTTGAAACACTCGCCGCCCGCGACCTCGACAGGGCCGAACACCCCTATACTCGCGGCCTGTTGGCAGCCCAACCAAGGATCGGTGGCGGGCGTGCGCCTCTGGCCGTGCTCGACCGCCAACCCGAATGGCTGGAGGAGAAAGCCTGATGTCCGTTTCCGTCGAAACCCGCGATGTGTCCATCACCTTCGGCGCTGGACCAACCGCCACCAAAGTCTTGCCGAGTGTCAGTTTCTCGGTAAGCCCGGGCGAGTGCTTCGGCCTCGTCGGAGAAAGCGGCTCGGGCAAATCCACCGTGTTGCGCTGCATCTCGATGCTGACCGATATCTGGACGGGCGACATCCTCATCGGCGGCAAGCCTGTGCGCGAGATGCCGCTTATCGAGCGCTGCCGCACGCTGCAGATGGTGTTTCAGGATCCGTACGGCTCGCTGCATCCGCGCCAGTCGGTACGCACCGTGCTCAGCGAGCCACTCGTCATTCACAAGCTCGGCGATCGCGAGGATCGCATGCGCAAGGCCATTGCCGATGTCGGCCTGCCCGTTTCCTTCCTCGACCGCTTTCCACACCAGCTCTCCGGTGGCCAGCGGCAGCGGGTGGCGATTGCCCGCGCGCTCATCCTGGAGCCCTCTTTGTTGCTACTGGACGAACCCACGTCGGCGCTCGATGTCTCCGTTCAGGCGGAGATCCTGAACCTGCTGCAGCGCCTGCGCGAGGAGCGCGGTTTCACCTACATCATGGTCACGCACGATCTCGCGGTGGTCGACCACATGTGCGATCGTTTTGCCGTCATGCTGCATGGAGAGATCACCGAGGTGCTTCCACGCGATGCGATCCCCGGAAACGGAGCGACCCACCCCTATGCCCGAGAACTCATCGGCGCCTCACTCGAATACGAAAGCGCGCACTGAGCTCGACTAATTGAAGCTCGGGCACTCCGTCTGAAATTGCCCTCGACGTGCCAGCTCCCCGGTCACGCGAAAGTGGCATAAGCAAGCCCAGAGCGCTGCCGATCGGCAGCAGCCCAATTCTTCACATGACAACCCACAACGGCCCGTGGCTTAGCGCAAGCCGTGGGCAACACAGGCCGACGGGATGAGATGCCAGCGCGTGAAGCTCCGTGGCATCCACGCGCCACAAGCAGTCACGGCAGCAGGCCCTGGTCAAAATCAAACGTCAGGACACTCACCGAGCATGGAATGGCGGGTTGTTCGCCATCACTCCTTCGTTGGTTCCCAGAGCTCGATCGGATTGCCCTCGGGATCGTGGATCCGGGCAAAGCGACCGACTTCCGAGTTCCACTCGGCTCGCGTTTCCACCGCGATCCCGCTCGCCGTGAGGTTTGAAATGAGCCCTTCCAGATCATCTACCCTGAAATTGATCATCCATTGTTGTTCTCTTCGTCCCAAATAGTCGGTGTTCTCAGAGAAGGGCCCAAAAATTGTCATTCCTGCCTCTTGCTGCCACACGGACTTGTGCAGGTCATCAACACCAAGATGCCTCTCATACCATTCGGCCAGCCCAGCCGGGTCCGCTGCCCTGAAGAACACACCGCCTATTCCAACGACCTTTGGCATGAGCCCCCCTTGGCTTGAGAGAGGACAATGCCGGCGAAGGGGCTCACATGCAACCTGAAGGTCAAGCTCGACGTGACGTCCGCAAGGTTGCAGAACATCGGTTACCTTTTAGTACTGCTGAGTCTGGAACATCGCCTCGGATGGAAAAGCGTGTCCTGGCGTCATTGCTTGCCGATAGATGTCGGGCGGCTCCCGACAGGTAAAAAGGCGCCCCATCGGGCCACTCCGGCCCGTGGGAAATCCACTTGCATGGGGGAGATGCTTGCCGTCGAGCAACGCCACGCCTCTGGGGCCATTATGGGGCCAAACCTCATTGAAACGCGAGAAAGGCGCGTGCCAGCACGCGCCTTTTGGTTTTGGAGAATGAGACGGGTGGTGGTATCAGCGCTCCTTGGTCACGCCCTCGAAACGTGAAAGCCATGGGCTTACGATCATACCCTTGACGTCGCTGCGATACGCCGCAGTGTCGACAACTTCGGAGAAGGGCTGGATCGACATCACCGCCTCATCCATGTAGGCCTGCACGCCTTCATAGAGCTTGGCCTGCTTGGCGGGATCGCGCTCGACAAGTGCTTCCTCGATCAGCTTGTTCAGCTTCTCGTCGTAGAAGCTGGTGCGCCAGCTCTGGTAGTTGGTCAGCTTCGCCTCGTCGGAATTGTCAGGATTGTAGGCGATGGAGCGCAGGTTGTTGTCCGGATGCGGCTGCTGACCACCGCCGCCGCGGCCGACCAGCAATTCGAAGTTTCTCTCCCGCATTGCGCCGTAAATCTGGTCACCCGAACCGCTGATGAGCTCCGCCTGGATGCCGGCCTGGCCGAGCGTGTTCTGGATCGCCGTCGCCGCCTTCATGAACGGATCTTCGGACAGGACCCGCAGCGTGGTGCTGAAACCGTTCGGATAGCCGGCTTCGGCGAGCAACGCCTTTGCCTTTTCCACGTCCAACTTGTAGCCCTCGTCCGGAAGGGCGCCGAGCACGCCGGACGACAACGGACGCTGATGCAGCTTGCCGTAATAGGGCATGACCGCCTTGTCGAGGCCTTCATAATCGATGAGGTAGCGCAGCGCCTCGCGGACCTTCTTGTTGGCAAAACGCTCATCTTTCATCGAAACGCTGAGGTAGTAGAAACCTGAACCCGGCGTCGATTCGATGGCAATCGCCTTGTCGGCCTCCAGTGACTTGAGGTCCGGTGCCTGCAGGGAGTAGGCGACGTCTATGTCGCCTTTTTCCAACAGCAGCCGCTGCGACTGGGATTCCGGCAAGTGGCGCATCAACACGCGCTTCATCGCGGCCTTTTCACCCCAATAGTCATCGTTGCGTGTGAGGATGATGTATTCGTTCGACTTCCACTGCGTCAGTGTAAAGGGACCTGAACCAGCGGAATTCAGCGTCAGCCAACCAGCACCGAGGTCGCCGTCCTTCTCGTTCTCGAGCGCGACCTTGCTGTCCAGAATGGAGCCAGGGCCATTCTGCGCAAGGATCATCAGCAACAGGTTCGGGTCGTCGGGCTTCTGCAGATGAATCACGAAGGTGTGGTCGTCTTCAGCGACCAACGCCTTGTCGGCATTCTCAAGCGTGAAGCCACGCGACTTGAGGAAAGATGACTGCGCCAGGTTGCGGGCAAGCAGCCGCTTCAGGCTCCAGGCGACGTCGCCGGCCGTGACAGGATTGCCCGAAGCAAATTTTGCATCGCCGCGCAGGTGGAAGCGGATCGACTTGCGATCCTCGGCGATCTCCCAGCGTTCGGCGAGGCGAGGCTGAACGCTACGGTCTTGCGGCGAAAGGACGACCAAAGTGTCATAGATGTTGTTGAGCACCTGTACGGTCTCGCGGCCGGTAATGGCAGCGGGATCCAGCGTCAGGATGTTGCTCATGGTCGTGGCGACGACCAATTGGTCGGCCGGTGTCTCGGCGAACACGCCAATCGGCGAGGCTGTGGTGAGCAGCACGCCGAGGGCGGCCGTTGCAAAAAAGTGTCTCATGCTTCCTCCTTTTGCGGCCGTCCATGCGGATTTCGGCCTACCAGTTTCATGATCCGCCTGCCTGCTCCTCCGCAGGTGTTGGGACGGATCAGCCAAGAATTGCGCCGACGGGCGCGGCGAGCGCCCGGCCAACGGCTGCGGTCGCCGCGGCTTCCAGATGCACACCATCGACCTGTGATCCACGGGCAACCGCGCCGGCATCGAAGAACGCGTGCCCGAGTTCGCAGGCGAGTTTGTGGTAAAGCGGGGCAAGCCGCTCGGATTCTGCTACGCTTCTGCCAGCCGCCGGGTGTCCATCTGGACCGGGCGAACAGGGTGGTGGCGCAACGATCAGAAGCTTCGGTTTCGCGCCACTCGGCTTGTACGGAAATGTGTCCACGATCTGCGCCAGGCGGCGCATGCCGGAAACCGCACCCTCCGCACGACCTCCGTGCACCGGCTTGATATCATTGGTCCCAAGCATGATGATCACGAGATCGAGCGGCATATGGCTGGCAAGCGCCACTTCCAACGCCTTGGCGCCATTGCGGCAAGCGGGCCCGGCATGATCGTCATAGCAGGTGGTGCGGCCACCGAGCCCTTCCGATATGATCGCCGCCGCGTCACCAAGTTCCCGGTCGAGAACCTCGGGCCAGCGGCCCTCGGGCGGATGACGCAGCCCAGTTGCAGGGTCCGCCCCCCAGGTCAGGCTGTCGCCAAAGGCGAGAACTGTCTTCATTGCCCAATCACCTCACTGTCATCGCGCGCGGTTGTTGTCGATGAAGTCGAAATCGATATCCTCGCCGAGCCCGGGGCGATCAGGCACGTGGACGTAGCCGTCCCCATCCATCGGGTCGGAAAGTGACTTCAGATAATCGTGGCCATCATCATATTCGAGGAACGGGTGCAGCAGGCCGCGTTCGTACCAGCGGCAGTTTTTGGTGGCGGCGACCACATGCAGGTTCATCGCAGTGTTGCCGTGCACCTCGCATTCCATGCCGAAAGCTTCAGCGAGATGCATGGTCTTGAGCGCAGGGGTTATGCCGCCGACGTCGTTGACGCCGGTGCGAAGTATGTCGCAGGCACCGGCCTTGATCCACTCGGCGCGATGCCAATGCTTGCCCGCGGCACTTTCCGGCCCGACCACAGGAATGTCGAGATTGTCGGCAAGCCACTTGTAGGAAGACAGCGACTGCTCGTCCATCGGCTCCTCGATCCAGTCGAAGCCGAGCTTTTCCAAGCCCCGCCCAAGTTCGAGCGCATCCGTACGGGAATACCAGTGGAAGGCGTCGATCATCAGACGGATATCCGGACCCACCGCTTCGCGCACGGCAGCACAGGCCTTGATATCCATCTTAACATCCGGCGCCCAACTGACCGGCGGCATCCAGGTGTGTAGTTTGATGCCCTTGTAGCCGCGCTTGACCAGCGTTTCGCCAAAACGGCCGTAATCGTCCGGCGTCGCCAGGCCGCCGTCCAGTTCATCGCCGCACATGATGGAGCCATAGGCCAGTACCTTGTCGCGGTAAGCGCCGATCAACTTGTATACAGGTTGGTTGAGCGTCCTGCCTGCAAGATCCCACAGCGCACAATCGACAGCCGCAAGCGTGCGATCGGTGAGCTGCGCGGCTGAGCCCCGCTGCCAGTGGGCGAGGTCCTGCCACAGCTTTTCTCGATCACGATGGTCCTTGCCGATAAGAACCTTCTTCACGAACTTATCGATCAGGTGCGGACGAACAATTTCCGGCGCGGTGAAGGAGTGCCCTTCATGGCCGTCTTCCGTGCGAATGGTCAGAATTGCCTGCTCCACCTGATGCGGCCGGCCTGGATGCGCGTGGCCAGCACTGTCCGAATGGCGGCGCGTGGTCGTGCGGAAGACTCGCACATCGACGTCGGTGATGATCATTGTTCCTCCGGTATGCGAAAGTGGCCGGCTCCCCGCACCATTCTGTATGACACATATTTAGACAGATCATCACAGCTTTGTCAAATCTGTATGACAGATTATTAAAAATGACGGACAGGTTCGCCCGATGCCGTACGGCCAGCGGCGAGAATACTGGCCCCCGGCGGCAAGTTCGCAACGAACGTTGGCCATTTGAGACGAGGCTCAAATGATCCGAGTTCAGTTGCAGTTGTGAGAGAGTTCGGTCCGGTAGCCGGTAGAAGAGATATCTCAAAGAAAGCGGAAGAAAACCGAGACGTAATCGGTCGAGCGACCCAAAGGTATTGCGATCACCAGCTGTTTTCGCAATTTACGCCGCTCAATGCCGGCAACCCCTGCTTCAAAGATCG
Protein-coding regions in this window:
- a CDS encoding ABC transporter ATP-binding protein, which translates into the protein MSVSVETRDVSITFGAGPTATKVLPSVSFSVSPGECFGLVGESGSGKSTVLRCISMLTDIWTGDILIGGKPVREMPLIERCRTLQMVFQDPYGSLHPRQSVRTVLSEPLVIHKLGDREDRMRKAIADVGLPVSFLDRFPHQLSGGQRQRVAIARALILEPSLLLLDEPTSALDVSVQAEILNLLQRLREERGFTYIMVTHDLAVVDHMCDRFAVMLHGEITEVLPRDAIPGNGATHPYARELIGASLEYESAH
- a CDS encoding mandelate racemase family protein; this encodes MIITDVDVRVFRTTTRRHSDSAGHAHPGRPHQVEQAILTIRTEDGHEGHSFTAPEIVRPHLIDKFVKKVLIGKDHRDREKLWQDLAHWQRGSAAQLTDRTLAAVDCALWDLAGRTLNQPVYKLIGAYRDKVLAYGSIMCGDELDGGLATPDDYGRFGETLVKRGYKGIKLHTWMPPVSWAPDVKMDIKACAAVREAVGPDIRLMIDAFHWYSRTDALELGRGLEKLGFDWIEEPMDEQSLSSYKWLADNLDIPVVGPESAAGKHWHRAEWIKAGACDILRTGVNDVGGITPALKTMHLAEAFGMECEVHGNTAMNLHVVAATKNCRWYERGLLHPFLEYDDGHDYLKSLSDPMDGDGYVHVPDRPGLGEDIDFDFIDNNRAR
- a CDS encoding SGNH/GDSL hydrolase family protein → MKTVLAFGDSLTWGADPATGLRHPPEGRWPEVLDRELGDAAAIISEGLGGRTTCYDDHAGPACRNGAKALEVALASHMPLDLVIIMLGTNDIKPVHGGRAEGAVSGMRRLAQIVDTFPYKPSGAKPKLLIVAPPPCSPGPDGHPAAGRSVAESERLAPLYHKLACELGHAFFDAGAVARGSQVDGVHLEAAATAAVGRALAAPVGAILG
- a CDS encoding ABC transporter substrate-binding protein, giving the protein MRHFFATAALGVLLTTASPIGVFAETPADQLVVATTMSNILTLDPAAITGRETVQVLNNIYDTLVVLSPQDRSVQPRLAERWEIAEDRKSIRFHLRGDAKFASGNPVTAGDVAWSLKRLLARNLAQSSFLKSRGFTLENADKALVAEDDHTFVIHLQKPDDPNLLLMILAQNGPGSILDSKVALENEKDGDLGAGWLTLNSAGSGPFTLTQWKSNEYIILTRNDDYWGEKAAMKRVLMRHLPESQSQRLLLEKGDIDVAYSLQAPDLKSLEADKAIAIESTPGSGFYYLSVSMKDERFANKKVREALRYLIDYEGLDKAVMPYYGKLHQRPLSSGVLGALPDEGYKLDVEKAKALLAEAGYPNGFSTTLRVLSEDPFMKAATAIQNTLGQAGIQAELISGSGDQIYGAMRERNFELLVGRGGGGQQPHPDNNLRSIAYNPDNSDEAKLTNYQSWRTSFYDEKLNKLIEEALVERDPAKQAKLYEGVQAYMDEAVMSIQPFSEVVDTAAYRSDVKGMIVSPWLSRFEGVTKER
- a CDS encoding ABC transporter ATP-binding protein, encoding MEKSILEVENLRIRYGGAPAEAVRGVSFTLGRERLGIVGESGSGKSTVGRALLRLLPGATITADTLRFGNLDLLTLSEKEMLKVRGRRMSMILQDPKFSLNPIRRVGDQVAETYLRHFRCSKAEARDKALTMLEAVKIRDPKRVYDQYPHEISGGMGQRVMIAMMLLADPDLVIADEPTSALDVTVRLQVLNILDGLVRDRGIGLIMISHDLNLVRNFCDRVLIMYAGRVVETLAARDLDRAEHPYTRGLLAAQPRIGGGRAPLAVLDRQPEWLEEKA
- a CDS encoding VOC family protein — protein: MPKVVGIGGVFFRAADPAGLAEWYERHLGVDDLHKSVWQQEAGMTIFGPFSENTDYLGRREQQWMINFRVDDLEGLISNLTASGIAVETRAEWNSEVGRFARIHDPEGNPIELWEPTKE